A single genomic interval of Oncorhynchus mykiss isolate Arlee chromosome 13, USDA_OmykA_1.1, whole genome shotgun sequence harbors:
- the LOC100136769 gene encoding band 3 anion exchange protein (The RefSeq protein has 4 substitutions compared to this genomic sequence) — translation MENDLSFGEDVMSYEEESDSAFPSPIRPTPPGHSGNYDLEQSRQEEDSNQAIQSIVVHTDPEAYLNLNTNANTRGDAQAYVELNELMGNSWQETGRWVGYEENFNPGTGKWGPSHVSYLTFKSLIQLRKIMSTGAIILDLQASSLSAVAEKVVDELRTKGEIRAADRDGLLRALLQRRSQSEGAVAQPLGGDIEMQTFSVTKQRDTTDSVEASIVLSGVMDSLEKPAVAFVRLGDSVVIEGALEAPVPVRFVFVLVGPSQGGVDYHESGRAMAALMADWVFSLEAYLAPTNKELTNAIADFMDCGIVIPPTEIQDEGMLQPIIDFQKKMLKDRLRPSDTRIIFGGGAKADEADEEPREDPLARTGIPFGGMIKDMKRRYRHYISDFTDALDPQVLAAVIFIYFAALSPAITFGGLLADKTEHMMGVSELMISTCVQGIIFAFIAAQPTLVIGFSGPLLVFEEAFFAFCKSQEIEYIVGRIWVGLWLVIIVVVIVAVEGSFLVKFISRFTQEIFSILISLIFIYETFSKLGKIFKAHPLVLNYEHLNDSLDNPFHPVVKEHIEYHEDGNKTVHEVIHERAYPNTALLSMCLMFGCFFIAYFLRQFKNGHFLPGPIRRMIGDFGVPIAIFFMIAVDITIEDAYTQKLVVPKGLMVSNPNARGWFINPLGEKKPFPAWMMGACCVPALLVFILIFLESQITTLIVSKPERKMVKGSGFHLDLLILVTMGGIASLFGVPWLSAATVRSVTHANALTVMSKGPKPEIEKVLEQRISGMLVAAMVGVSILLEPILKMIPMTALFGIFLYMGITSLSGIQMWDRMLLLIVPRKYYPADAYAQRVTTMKMHLFTLIQMVCLGALWMVKMSAFSLALPFVLILTIPLRMAITGTLFTDKEMKCLDASDGKVKFEEEPGEDMYESPLP, via the exons ATGGAGAACGACCTGTCTTTTGGAGAG GATGTCATGTCCTATGAGGAGGAGAGTGACTCTGCTTTCCCATCTCCGATCAGACC gacCCCACCGGGCCACAGTGGCAACTATGACCTGGAGCAGAGCAGGCAGGAAGAGGACAGCAACCAGGCCATCCAGAGCATCGTCGTTCACACCGACCCAGAGG CCTATCTGAACCTGAACACCAACGCCAACACCAGAGGGGATGCTCAG gccTATGTAGAGCTGAATGAGCTCATGGGCAACAGCTGGCAGGAGACTGGCCGCTGGGTGGGCTATGAGGAGAATTTTAACCCAGCAACGGGCAAGTGGGGCCCCTCCCACGTCTCCTACCTCACCTTCAAGAGTCTGATCCAGCTTCGCAAGATCATGAGCACAG gTGCGATCATTCTGGACCTGCAAGCCAGCAGTCTGTCTGCTGTGGCTGAGAAGGTGGTGGATGAATTGCGGAGCAAGGGTGAGATCCGTGCCGCTGATAGAGATGGCCTGCTGAGGGCTCTACTGCAGAGACGCAGTCAGTCTGAGGGAGCTGTAGCTCAACCCCTGGGAGGAGACATCGAGATGCAGACCTTCTCTGTCACCAAGCAG AGAGATACAACTGATAGTGTGGAAGCCTCCATTGTCCTCTCAG gGGTGATGGACTCCCTGGAGAAGCCTGCCGTGGCCTTCGTCAGGCTGGGGGACTCTGTGGTGATAGAGGGGGCCCTGGAGGCCCCTGTGCCGGTGCGCTTCGTCTTTGTGCTGGTGGGCCCCAGCCAGGGAGGAGTGGATTACCATGAGAGTGGCCGTGCCATGGCTGCCCTTATGGCTGATTGG GTCTTTAGTCTGGAGGCTTACCTAGCCCCGACTAACAAGGAATTGACCAATGCCATCGCTGATTTTATGGACTGCAGCATCGTCATCCCGCCCACTGAGATCCAGGACGAGGGCATGCTCCAGCCAATCATTGACTTCCAGAAGAAAATGCTGAAGGACAGACTCCGCCCCTCTGACACCCGAATCATATTTGGTGGCGGGGCCAAAG CTGATGAGGCCGATGAGGAGCCAAGAGAAGACCCGCTGGCCCGGACAGGCATTCCCTTCGGCGGGATGATAAAGGACATGAAGCGGCGGTACCGCCATTACATCAGTGACTTCACAGACGCCCTCGACCCCCAGGTCCTGGCTGCTGTCATCTTCATCTACTTCGCTGCCCTGTCCCCTGCCATCACCTTCGGAGGCCTGCTGG CCGATAAGACGGAGCACATGATGGGCGTGTCTGAGCTGATGATCTCCACCTGCATCCAGGGCATCATCTTCGCCTTCATCGCAGCCCAGCCTACACTGGTCATTGGCTTCTCTGGGCCACTGCTGGTGTTTGAGGAGGCCTTCTTTGCG TTCTGCAAGTCCCAGGAGATTGAGTACATTGTGGGCCGTATCTGGGTAGGCCTGTGGCTGGTGATCATCGTGGTGGTTATCGTGGCTGTGGAGGGCAGCTTCCTGGTCAAATTCATCTCCCGCTTCACGCAGGAGATCTTCTCCATCCTCATCTCCCTCATCTTCATCTACGAGACCTTCAGCAAGCTCGGCAAG ATCTTCAAAGCTCACCCTCTGGTTCTGAATTATGAGCACTTGAACGACAGCCTGGACAACCCTTTCCACCCGGTGGTCAAGGAGCACATAGAGTATCATGAGGATGGCAACAAGACAGTGCACGAGGTCATACATGAGAGGGCCTACCCCAACACCGCCCTGCTTTCCATGTGTCTTATGTTCGGGTGTTTCTTCATCGCATACTTCCTCCGTCAGTTCAAAAATGGCCACTTCCTCCCTGGACCG ATTCGTCGGATGATTGGAGATTTTGGTGTTCCCATTGCCATTTTCTTCATGATCGCTGTGGATATCACCATTGAGGATGCCTACACTCAG AAACTTGTGGTGCCCAAGGGTCTTATGGTGTCCAACCCCAATGCCAGAGGCTGGTTCATCAACCCCCTGGGAGAGAAGAAGCCTTTCCCTGCCTGGATGATGGGGGCGTGTTGCGTGCCAGCCCTGCTGGTCTTCATCCTCATCTTCCTCGAGTCCCAGATCACTAC GCTGATTGTGAGCAAACCAGAGAGGAAGATGGTGAAGGGCTCTGGTTTCCATCTGGACCTGCTCATCCTGGTCACCATGGGTGGCATCGCCTCCCTGTTTGGGGTGCCCTGGCTGAGTGCCGCCACCGTGCGTTCTGTCACCCATGCCAACGCCCTCACTGTCATGAGCAAGGGACCCAAGCCTGAGATCGAGAAGGTGCTGGAGCAAAGGATCAGCGGCATGCTTGTGGCCGCCATGGTCG GTGTGTCTATTCTCTTGGAGCCTATCCTGAAGATGATTCCCATGACGGCTCTGTTTGGAATCTTCCTCTACATGGGTATAACCTCACTCAGTGGGATCCAGATGTGGGACCGAATGCTTCTGCTTATTGTACCCAGGAAATACTATCCTGCTGACGCCTACGCACAAAGG GTAACTACTATGAAGATGCACTTGTTCACCCTGATCCAGATGGTGTGTTTAGGAGCTCTCTGGATGGTGAAGATGAGTGCCTTCTCCCTGGCTCTGCCCTTTGTCCTCATCCTCACCATCCCCCTGCGCATGGCCATCACTGGAACACTCTTCACTGACAAGGAAATGAAATGT CTGGATGCCTCTGACGGCAAGGTGAAGTTCGAAGAGGAGCCAGGAGAGGATATGTACGAGTCCCCGTTGCCATGA